The genomic stretch TCAAATTCCTCCAAACTAAAAACGGATTCGCTGAAGCCCATAAATACGCCCAACTGTTGGTAAATTGCTTCTTTGGACTTGCCTAATTTCCTCAGGCCGTGGATAGAAGTGCTTCCGGCGCTTTTGGAGAGTTTGTGCTCACCATTATCCATCAAAAGAGGGTGATGATAAAAAGTGCCTTTTGAAAATTGGTTTTCAGGCAATAGGTCCGCAATGAAAAGCTGTGTCCAGCTGGAATCCTGAAGATCATCACCACGCACGATCAGGTCCACGCCATAGTGAATATCATCAACGACAGAGGCCAGCTGATAGGAGGGAGCACCATCTTTTTTTCTGATGATAAAATCCTTCATTATGGCAGGAAGAGGCGATACGAGTTCGTTGCTTTCCATCTGCATTGTCAGTGGTCTTTGGTCGGTTTTTAGCCGCCAGTTTACCTGTTTATGACCTAAACCGATATGTTTAGCACGACAGGTGCCGGGGTAGCTGCCATCTGGGGATGACTGTGCTATTTTCTTTCTGCTGCATTGGCAAGCATACACGAGGTTTTTGCCCACCAGTTGATCAAGTACTTTGTGGTACAGTGGCATGCGGTGGATTTGCGAAAAGGAGTCTTGATATTCTTTTACGTTCCTGGGGCCATAGTGCCATGGGAAATCCAGGAACCTGAGGGTATCAAACAAGTCTTCCACATAGGACATTTTCACCCTGTTTTGATCCAGATCATCTATTCTTAGCATGATTTTGGTGCCGTGTCTCTTGGCCAAAGCATACGTTATGGCGAACGAGAGTGCATTGCCAAGATGTAGGAATCCACTTGGTGTAGGGGCAATTCTGGTCAGTCGATATGTTTTCATGGAAAATGGAGCCATGATGGTCAGGGAACAATGGAGATACGCAATTATACCAGCAAAACTTGAAAGTAAAAACTTGGCTTAGCGGAAACTGATAAAAAAACAGAAAAGACCTTGCTAAAAGCTGGAGTTTCTTTATGATCTGTCAGGAACAAAACCTATTCGTGAAATGAAATGCTGGATTTGCGATTGAAAAGTTATAATTTACAGTTCAGAAAGTGCTGTTACCGCATTAAACATAATTTTTAAGTTATATATTTTACTAATGGAAAACGATTTAAAGCTTGCCGTATTGATTGATGCTGACAATATCCCTTCAGGCTATGTGCAGGAAATGATGGAGGAAATAGCCAAATACGGAAACCCCACTGTGAAGCGAATATATGGTGATTGGACACAGCCGAACCTGGCCAAATGGAAGGTGGTGCTTTTGGAAAATGCCATTACACCCATGCAGCAGTACAGCTATACCACTGGTAAAAATGCCACCGATTCTGCGATGATCATTGATGCGATGGATATTCTCTATTCAGAAAGGGTCAATGGTTTTTGTATCGTTTCGAGTGACAGTGACTTTACCAAATTGGCCACCAGACTGAGGGAAGCCAGCATGAAGGTCATCGGAATAGGAGAGAAAAAGACCCCTACGCCATTTATAGCGGCTTGTGACAAGTTCATCTATCTGGAAATCCTCAAGCAGGAAGAGAAGAAGGAATCTCGGCCATCATCTGGTGCTGCCAAGCAAAAGGATCCGGGTGTAGACCAAGTGACTACAAAAGTCATCAGGCTTATCGCCAATACCATTTCTGATTGTGAAGACGATGATGGATGGGCATATCTGGGTGATGTGGGCAATTTGCTCCAAAAGAAGCAACCGAATTTTGATTCCAGGAATTATGGTTTCCAAAAACTCACGCCCATGATCAACTCCATCAATAAGTTTGAAGTAGAACAACGGGAAGGCCAGCGTGGCAGGCACAAGTTGATTTATGTAAGGAACAAGAAATGATGGTGTCAAGGTAGATCAGTGAAAAATCGGAAATCAATACATAATTTAAAGGGGATAATCTGTTCCGAAAAGGAAACTTCCCGTAATTTTGTAAATGGAGGCAGGGACATATGCCGCTATCATGAGGGATTCATAGGCTCTGGCATCTTTTTTGGTTTAACGTTTTAAAACAATTATACATAATAATATGCTCAAAAGGATATCAATTTTATTACTTGCAGGCTTAATCTTTTATAGCTGCGCGACGGTTCCGCTCAGTGGTAGGAAGCAGCTAAGCCTAGTGGACAATGCGGAGGTTTTACCAATGTCATTTCAGCAATACAATGATGTAAAGTCCGAAAGCAAAATCGTAACCAATACTGCTGATGGTAAAAGTGTGGTGAAAGTAGGAAAGCGAATTGCTGTTGCAGTGGAAAAGTACCTTAATGATAATGGCTATGGCGAGATCTTAAATGGGTTTGAATGGGAGTTTAATCTAATTCAAGATGACCAGGTCAATGCCTGGTGTATGCCTGGTGGAAAGGTAGCTTTCTATACCGGAATCATGCCAGTCTGCCAAGATGATGCCGGCATCGCTGTGGTAATGGGCCATGAAGTGGCGCACGCCATCGCCAGCCACGCGCGTGAAAGGATGTCGCAGGGGCTCGTAGCCAATGGACTTCTTGGAGGGGTACAGGCAGCCATGGGGCAAAACCCTTCCTTGACAGAGTCAATCTTTATGCAGGCTGTCGGTATGGGCAGTCAAGTCGGGATGCTGAAATTCTCTAGAGACCAAGAGCTGGAAGCGGATCAATTGGGATTGATCTTTATGGCCATGGCAGGATATGATCCTAGAGTGGCTCCCGAATTTTGGCAGCGTATGGAAGCGAAATCCAGTGGCGAAGCCCCGCCTGAATTCCTATCTACCCACCCAGGCCCCGATCGTAGAATCGACGAGCTGAACAGTCAAATGCCTGAAGCATTGAAATACTATAAGAATTGATCTTCTCAAATTGAGGAGCACGGAACCGGAAAAGCCAAAGCTTGTAATTGCTTTGGCTTTTTTGTGCATTAGTGAAAATATCCCTGAAATCAGGGACAGGGTTTTTTGGTTATTTTTGTTAATTGGACTTAGAAAGATTGTGAATAAAAATTGATATCAAATGAAGATAAACCGTTTGGTTTTGGTCATTTTTATGCTGGGCTGCTCACTGACCTCTTTTGGCCAAAAATTAAAGGAAGATAAGAAATTATCGAAAGCGTTATATTCCCTCATGGAGGATTTTAAGGGGACAGCAGGAGTTTATGTAGAGCATCTTCCTTCTGGTAAGTTTGCAGCCATCAATGCAGATACTATTTTCCCCACGGCCAGTATCGTTAAGGTGCCCATTTTGATAGGTGTTTTTGACAAGATCGATCGAGGTGAATTGGAATACCATCAACCTTTGGTTTATCGGGACTCGATACGCTATGGTGGCTCTGGCCTTATGCAGTTTTTTGAGGATAGTACCAAGACGGATTTGAGCACACTATTGGCCCTTATGATCACGTACAGTGATAATACCACCTCTCTCTGGAACCAAGCACTCGCAGGAGGAGGGGAGACCATTAATCCGATCATGGAAAAGTACGGGATGGAGTTTACACGTGTAAATTCCCGTACGCCTGGAAGGAAGGGGGATTGGGAAAAATACGGCTGGGGACAGACTACACCCCGTGAGATGGCGACCTTGCTGAAAAAGATCAGAAAAGGAGAGATGATCAGCAAAGTCGCCTCAGAGCGAATGTATCGGCTGATGACTAATGTTTATTATGATGATTACGCCCTTTCGCAGATCCCTCCTTACGTACAGACCGCAGCCAAACAGGGAATGGTAAATGCCTCGCGCTCTGAGTTGGTAATGGTCAATGCTCCCCATGGCGATTATGTGTTTTATATTGCAACTAAAAATAACCAAGATACCCGCTGGAAACCTGATAATGAGTCTTGGGTGTTGGCCAGAAAAGTTTCTGCTTTTTTGTGGGAATATTTTGAACCTAAGGATAAGTGGGTACCCGCCAAAGGTAGTGAGCAGTATCATGGAGGTTTGGCATATTAGAGATGGAAAAAGTAGATGTAGCTTTAATCAGTATTCAGTTTGGGGCTGAGAAGATGGATGTGACAGCTATCCACCATTACTTGTCTGAGGAATCGTATTGGGCACGAGGAATCAGCTTGGAAAAGGTAAAAATGTCCATAGAAAATGCTTTTTGTGCAGGGGCATTTTATCAAGAAAAACAGGTTGGTTTCGTACGGGCGGTCACGGATTATGCCACTTTTGCCTGGATATCCGATGTATATATCCTTGAGGAATTTGCAGGTGCAGGAATTGGAAAGAAAATGCTGAGCGAGTTTTTTGCCCAAGAGTGGTTTGGTGAGCTTCGAAGGATCATGCTGGCCACCAAAGATGCCCATTCCCTGTATGAGCAGTTTAACTTCACAGAACTGGACAAGCCGGAAATGATTATGCAGGTGCTGAACGATAAGTTTGTGCTTTTGTGAAAGGGAAGCTGTCTCAACTATGGACAATCCATGATCGCAGCCGGGAGAAGTGATCTCGATGTGCGCTTACTGCACTTTTATGGCGATTACTTTTTCCGATATAGAGGAAATGACAGATTGTTAGGAGACAGCTTCTAAATCCAATTAGTTTCTAAGATTCCTGTACTTTATAATTTCCAGGAACCAATCCAAATGACCTTACCAGCCTGTTCCAGGAATTGATCTGGATAACTGCCAGGGTCAGGTAGGCGATCTCTGTGGGCGTAAAGTGTTCTTTCAGTTGGTCATGTATCCCATCGCTGTGCTGTTCAGCCTTCATGTGGGTCAGAGTTTCTGAAAATTCCAACACCGCTTGTTCTTTTGCACTATAGTAGGGTGTCTCACGCCAGGCAGAAAGGGAAACTAGCCTTAATGGTGTTTCACCGGCATGAATACCTTCTTTAAAATGCATGTCAATACAATAGGCGCAGCTGTTGATCTGCGATACCCTCATTTTGATCAATGTCATAAAGGACTTCTCCAGAGGACATTGATCGAGATAGTCCTGAACACCTTTTAAGGATTGATAAAGGCCATTGGGCAAATCCTGAGATAAAATACGTTCTTTCATGATGTTGTGATATTGGTTTTGCCCTAATGACATTTCCCTACCGATTATGTGACGGTATGTGAGGTTTTTTTTTGAATAATGTTAGTTTGTCCGGATTTCGGATAAAATACATCTGAGCAATTTTACCCCTGTTAAATACAAATACCTGACAGTTAATTACTAGCCCTTCTGCCGTTAGGTAAAGCAATGCAGGTGTGTGATTAATGACCGTCTGATGAATGGTAATCTCCTGATAGAATTTTCTATAAATTCCTTGTAGCATGGCCATGACCCGCTCTTTCCCATAAAGGATATTGGTTCCTGCGGGAACTTTTCCTCCGCCATCTGAAGTAAGTGAGATGTCATCTAACAGGAGCTTTTCCAGCTTGTCAGCATCACCACTCTGAATGGCGGATAAATATTCCATTAGGGCGGTATCACCTTTAGGGGATGGTCTGGAGATTGTGGCACCCTTTAATTTCTTTTTTGCACGGGAAAGTGACTGTCTTGATACTTCTTGGCTAATATCCAATGTGTTGCTGATCTCTTCATGGCTATATCCAAATGCCTCTTTTAATAGGAAAATGGCCCTCTGTCTCACTTCTAATTTCTCGAGTAGAATCATCAAAGAATAAGACAAGAGGTGTTCGTTTTCAGCGTCTTGGATGGAGTTATCCGTGCTTACAGGTTCAGGAAGCCAATTGTGGGGATAGGCAATGATCGTCTTATTTAGCTTGTTTTTTCGATTGATCGCGTGGTTAATGACCATCTTGATGAGGTACGCTTTCTCATTTTGGACAGTGCTGCTGTCCATTGTTAAGTACTTCTCAAACACATCTTGCACAACATCTTCAGCTTCCAGCGCAGCACCCAAAATATTATAGGCGTAGGTAAAAAGTAATGGACGATAATTTTCCATGAAGTTGACTGTTTGTTATACCTGTAATTAACAGGACTTTTGTGGATTTGATTCAATATCCCTAAAAATTAATTACTGGCGTCCGACTAAATTTCTAATATGATCAAAAACTGTCTTTAAATAGAAATTTGAGGGTTTTTATTTCAATCCCTAACATGATCCCCATCCCCTAAAGGGGAGCTTTAGAAAGTCCCCTTTAGGGGATTTAGGAGGCGTAAACAGTTGAGTTTTTTCAATTTGACGATTGTTTTTTCGGACTCCAGTAAAAAACAAACAGCTTTGGAACTATGTTCCAAGGTCCTGCCTCGGGTTAACGTCAGGCAAGGCATTCAGCCTTCGGCTCTCGATAGGGGAAGGACTGAAAATCACACTTGATGTGGCTATAAGTTAAATTTGGGGTTTAACCTGCAATATAGATTAGAAAATCTACTGCGGATTTAAAATAGCAATGAAGAATGCACTTCGACAGCTAAGATGTTTTAAATCGAACAGAGGTTAATAGCCTTATTTAGTCATTATATGGGTTTTTTTAGTACATTATATTAAATGTTTTCAGTTGTCACGCAACCTAAGATAGCAATGTATTGTATAGGCTGGCGCAACCCTTTTCGGAAAAGTGGATCAAGATCTGTCTAAATCGCTCATAACTGGACTTTGTGAAAATGACACGAAGTCTCAGGAACTGCTTTACCGGCAGTTTTATAGCTATGGTATGAGTGTATGCTTACGGTACACTTCCAGTAGGGAAGAGGCTGTTGAGGTGTTGCATGACAGTTTTATGAAAGTATTCACCAAAATCCATCAATATGACCCAAACCAAGTATTTAAACGTTGGTTCAGGCGGATCCTGATCAATACAGCGATCAACCATTTCAAGCGCCAACACAAGCATTATAAAACGGAGAAGCTCGATAGTGCCTTTCATGTCAAAGGCAACGAAGAAGACGCAGTGGCACAGCTAAATTACCAGGAGATGATCCAAGTGATCCAGCAGCTGTCACCAGTATATAGAACAGTGTTTAACTTGTTTGTAATCGAAGGTTATGGACATGAGGAAATCGCCGAAAAGTTGGGGATTTCCGAAGGAGCTTCTAAATCCAATCTTTCAAGGGCAAGGGCAAAATTAAGGGAACTACTAACAAGGAATCATGAAAAAGGACTGGCGAAATATGAGCGATAAGGAGCTGGATGATTTCTTCAAGCAGCAATCTGAACAGCCCGACATCCCATTTGTTCCTGACGATTGGGAAAAAATGAAGCAGCAACTTTCCCCTTCTTCAGTTAATGGTGCTCTTCGGCCCTGGTATAAACGTAGAGGAATGTGGTGGGGGCCGTTATTATTGCTTTTGATGATCGGTGGATGGATGGTTTGGAGTCATGCAAATTTGGGAAATGAGCCATCAGGTTCTATCAAAAATAGTTTTGAAGAACAGGTGATCGAAGGTAAGGAAAGAGGAAATGATGGAGTAGATGTCGACAAGGTAAATCCAGTAGATCGATCCGGGGAATCTGGTAAATCCGTAAGTAATAGTAAAAAAGAAGGAAGCCTTGGAGGTACTTATGGCGCATTTAAAGAGGATGAAACGCTTATAGCGAAAGTAAATTTAGCAAAAAATACAGTACGGGAAGAAAGCGAACGATTGTCGACCGAGGCTGTCCCTTCACCATTAAGAGATGGGGTAGATATTTGGACCCCTGTGTTCGGGAAACTGGGGGGACTTGAAAATGGAGAACTTTCCTATCCATTAAAAACTGATGATTCCTTGGTGCCCTATGAGGAGAAGAAAAAGCGACAGCCTGAATTTTGGCATGATCGCCGCTGGAGTGTTGCGGGCTTGTTATCTCCCGACATCAGTGCACTAAAATGGAAAGATATCCATGGAGTAGGTACCAGCGTGGGCATAAATATCGAATACTTTATCCATCCGAAATGGAGTGTCAATTTAGGTTTCCTGTATGCATTTAAAACCTACCAAGGAGAAGAGGATTACAGTGCATTTGGCAATTATGGTACGGGCAAGGTCGGCTTGAAAGGAGATTGTTATGTGTTTGATGTGTCCAATGATGTGCGGTATTATGCTGTCAACCGTGAATTGGACAGGTGGTACCTTAGCGTAGGTTTATCTTCATATTTCATGCTAAGGGAAAAGTACGAAATGAATTATGAGTCCAGTAATGGTTATCCTGTTCATAAGGAGCTGGATATTAAAAATGAAAATAGTCATCTTTTCAGTGTCGTCAACCTCAGTGTAGGATATGAAAGGAACTTATCTGAAAGGTTATCACTACAGGTTGCTCCTTATTATAAAGTACCTTGGCGAGGTGTGGGAGAAGGTGAAGTCAATCTTAAAAGTGCAGGCGTTTTGATCGGTTTAAAGTATGGCTGGTGATGATTCCTGATAAGAAAACTACAAAGATTATAGAAATAAGGATTGAACTTTCCGCTTGAAATAGAGTTCAGGAGGTTCAATGAAAAATTATTGTGTCAATCATAAACCCAATTAACCAATGAAAAAGCAAGCAATATACCTGTTTAGCTCTATGCTATTGATATGTATGGTAGCAATGAGCTGTAATGACAATGATGAGGACCCAAAACCAATAGAGCAGAAAAAAGTCTACACCTTAAACCAAGTGGGCGATTCTGGGGTGATGGGAACAGTGACATTTACCAAGCAAAATGATGATTTTACGATGGTTTCAATCGAACTGGAAGGGACGATGGATGGAGATATGCATCCTTCCCATATCCATGCCAATTCGGCCAGTGAAGGAGGAGGAATCCTTATTGATTTGACCAGTGTGGATGGAGAGACAGGCAAAAGTGAAACTTCGGTAACCCAACTAAACGACGGAACTCCCATAACCTACCAGGAGCTGATTGCCTTTGATGGATATGTCAATGTCCATAAGAGTCCTTCAGAGCTGTCCACCTTGCTAGCTCAAGGAAACATAGGGAGTAATGTGGGATCAAGTAGTGGAAATGGGGGAGGCAGTTATTAAAGGGAATTCTGAGAAAGTGGAGTTTTGATTCCACTTTCTCCTTTATAAAGTTTTTACACTAAACCTAAGAGACAATGAACAAGCTAAGATTAATAATTTTCGGGATTTTATTGACTGTAGGAATGTCCTGCAGCAGCGAAAATGAAGATGATATCCAGCCAGATCCTTCGGGAGATCGGTGTGAAGATGTATCGGCCACGCTCTCCGGCGATGTGCAGTCGATCATCACCAGTAATTGTGCAGTACCTGGTTGCCATGTATCCGGGACCGGAAGGGTGGATTTTACTAATAAGCAAAACATCATCCAAAGGGCATCCACCATCAACTCTTACGTGCAGGATGGTATCATGCCACCATCAGGGTCTGGAAAAAGTCTCACAGCAGGAGAGAAGGATGATATCTTTTGCTGGGTATCGGCGGGTGCCCAGGATAATTAAATTTAGTATTTTGATTTAATAAAAGGAGTAATATGAAAGTATTTTTGATGTTAATGACGTTATGGACTTTTGCTTTGCCTGCTTTGTCGCAGTCTTATCGTACCCAAAAGTGTGCTGTAAGTTTCTTTTCAAGTGCTCCACTGGAAGATATTAAGGCAGACAATAAGGAAGCCATTGGTGTGTTCAATGCAGGTTCTGGGGATTTTGCCTTTGTGGTTCAGATCAAAGGGTTCCAATTTGCCAAATCTCTAATGCAGGAGCATTTCAATGAAAACTTTATGGAATCGGATAAATACCCTAGAGGGACATTTGAAGGGAAAATCAAAGGGTACGATCTGAATAAAGACGGGGTGCAGAAGGTGACTGCCAGTGGAAAAATGAACATCCATGGTGTGGAACAGCCGATGGATGTTGATGGTAAACTGACCGTTCTTGGGGAAAGAGTGATCATGGATGCCGTATTTCCGGTCAAATTGGAAGATCATAAGATAGATATCCCAAAAATCCTCTTTCAAAAAATCGCCGAGGAGGTGGAAGTAACGGTACATTTTGAATTTAAAGAAGAATAAAACATGGGATTTTTATTTCGTTTCGGAACCGCTCTGGTTTACTTGGTCCTGATGGCCGGATGTGTCTATGGACAAGATAACCTTTTAGATCAACTGAAAGAGGAAGTATCTCCAATAGAGGATCTTACGTATGGGACATTTAAGGGAACCCGTCTCATCAACGGCCATACTGTGGAAACTCGTGGAGCGGGCAATTTGGACTTTATTATTAGCCATCGATTCGGTACGGTCAATTCTGGCGGATATAATTTCTTTGGTCTGGATGATGCCAATGTCCGGTTGGGGCTGGAGTATGCTTTTACGGATAATCTGACCGTGGGGGTTGGCCGGAATTCCTTTCAGAAAGTTTATGATGGATTTGTGAAATATAAGTTGCTAAAGCAACAAAGCGGAAAGAAGAAAATCCCCGTAACGGTGACATGGTATTCCAATGTGTCTGTCAATACGTTCAAAAGGCCAGAGCTGCCCATGACCTTCCAAAGAAGGTTGGCGTACGCCAACCAAGTGTTAATAGGACGTAAATTCTCCGAAGGATTGTCTCTTCAGCTGATGCCAAGCTATGTCCATCAAAACCTGGTACCAACTGCTATGGACAAGAATGACCTCTTTGCGGTAGGAGTAGGAGGAAGGCTAAAGCTGACGCCACGGACATCGCTGAACATGGAGTATTATTACCGTGTCAATCCCTCTGATGATGATGGTTATTACAATGCCCTTGCCATTGGGTTTGATATCGA from Echinicola soli encodes the following:
- a CDS encoding M48 family metallopeptidase, with the translated sequence MLKRISILLLAGLIFYSCATVPLSGRKQLSLVDNAEVLPMSFQQYNDVKSESKIVTNTADGKSVVKVGKRIAVAVEKYLNDNGYGEILNGFEWEFNLIQDDQVNAWCMPGGKVAFYTGIMPVCQDDAGIAVVMGHEVAHAIASHARERMSQGLVANGLLGGVQAAMGQNPSLTESIFMQAVGMGSQVGMLKFSRDQELEADQLGLIFMAMAGYDPRVAPEFWQRMEAKSSGEAPPEFLSTHPGPDRRIDELNSQMPEALKYYKN
- a CDS encoding serine hydrolase, with translation MKINRLVLVIFMLGCSLTSFGQKLKEDKKLSKALYSLMEDFKGTAGVYVEHLPSGKFAAINADTIFPTASIVKVPILIGVFDKIDRGELEYHQPLVYRDSIRYGGSGLMQFFEDSTKTDLSTLLALMITYSDNTTSLWNQALAGGGETINPIMEKYGMEFTRVNSRTPGRKGDWEKYGWGQTTPREMATLLKKIRKGEMISKVASERMYRLMTNVYYDDYALSQIPPYVQTAAKQGMVNASRSELVMVNAPHGDYVFYIATKNNQDTRWKPDNESWVLARKVSAFLWEYFEPKDKWVPAKGSEQYHGGLAY
- a CDS encoding GNAT family N-acetyltransferase; protein product: MEKVDVALISIQFGAEKMDVTAIHHYLSEESYWARGISLEKVKMSIENAFCAGAFYQEKQVGFVRAVTDYATFAWISDVYILEEFAGAGIGKKMLSEFFAQEWFGELRRIMLATKDAHSLYEQFNFTELDKPEMIMQVLNDKFVLL
- a CDS encoding glutamate--tRNA ligase family protein, whose amino-acid sequence is MKTYRLTRIAPTPSGFLHLGNALSFAITYALAKRHGTKIMLRIDDLDQNRVKMSYVEDLFDTLRFLDFPWHYGPRNVKEYQDSFSQIHRMPLYHKVLDQLVGKNLVYACQCSRKKIAQSSPDGSYPGTCRAKHIGLGHKQVNWRLKTDQRPLTMQMESNELVSPLPAIMKDFIIRKKDGAPSYQLASVVDDIHYGVDLIVRGDDLQDSSWTQLFIADLLPENQFSKGTFYHHPLLMDNGEHKLSKSAGSTSIHGLRKLGKSKEAIYQQLGVFMGFSESVFSLEEFERAFNQKRLP
- a CDS encoding RNA polymerase sigma factor, whose amino-acid sequence is MSVCLRYTSSREEAVEVLHDSFMKVFTKIHQYDPNQVFKRWFRRILINTAINHFKRQHKHYKTEKLDSAFHVKGNEEDAVAQLNYQEMIQVIQQLSPVYRTVFNLFVIEGYGHEEIAEKLGISEGASKSNLSRARAKLRELLTRNHEKGLAKYER
- a CDS encoding 2-polyprenyl-6-methoxyphenol hydroxylase translates to MNKLRLIIFGILLTVGMSCSSENEDDIQPDPSGDRCEDVSATLSGDVQSIITSNCAVPGCHVSGTGRVDFTNKQNIIQRASTINSYVQDGIMPPSGSGKSLTAGEKDDIFCWVSAGAQDN
- a CDS encoding sigma-70 family RNA polymerase sigma factor; its protein translation is MENYRPLLFTYAYNILGAALEAEDVVQDVFEKYLTMDSSTVQNEKAYLIKMVINHAINRKNKLNKTIIAYPHNWLPEPVSTDNSIQDAENEHLLSYSLMILLEKLEVRQRAIFLLKEAFGYSHEEISNTLDISQEVSRQSLSRAKKKLKGATISRPSPKGDTALMEYLSAIQSGDADKLEKLLLDDISLTSDGGGKVPAGTNILYGKERVMAMLQGIYRKFYQEITIHQTVINHTPALLYLTAEGLVINCQVFVFNRGKIAQMYFIRNPDKLTLFKKKPHIPSHNR
- a CDS encoding YceI family protein; translated protein: MKVFLMLMTLWTFALPALSQSYRTQKCAVSFFSSAPLEDIKADNKEAIGVFNAGSGDFAFVVQIKGFQFAKSLMQEHFNENFMESDKYPRGTFEGKIKGYDLNKDGVQKVTASGKMNIHGVEQPMDVDGKLTVLGERVIMDAVFPVKLEDHKIDIPKILFQKIAEEVEVTVHFEFKEE
- a CDS encoding porin family protein translates to MKKDWRNMSDKELDDFFKQQSEQPDIPFVPDDWEKMKQQLSPSSVNGALRPWYKRRGMWWGPLLLLLMIGGWMVWSHANLGNEPSGSIKNSFEEQVIEGKERGNDGVDVDKVNPVDRSGESGKSVSNSKKEGSLGGTYGAFKEDETLIAKVNLAKNTVREESERLSTEAVPSPLRDGVDIWTPVFGKLGGLENGELSYPLKTDDSLVPYEEKKKRQPEFWHDRRWSVAGLLSPDISALKWKDIHGVGTSVGINIEYFIHPKWSVNLGFLYAFKTYQGEEDYSAFGNYGTGKVGLKGDCYVFDVSNDVRYYAVNRELDRWYLSVGLSSYFMLREKYEMNYESSNGYPVHKELDIKNENSHLFSVVNLSVGYERNLSERLSLQVAPYYKVPWRGVGEGEVNLKSAGVLIGLKYGW
- a CDS encoding DUF5777 family beta-barrel protein; translated protein: MGFLFRFGTALVYLVLMAGCVYGQDNLLDQLKEEVSPIEDLTYGTFKGTRLINGHTVETRGAGNLDFIISHRFGTVNSGGYNFFGLDDANVRLGLEYAFTDNLTVGVGRNSFQKVYDGFVKYKLLKQQSGKKKIPVTVTWYSNVSVNTFKRPELPMTFQRRLAYANQVLIGRKFSEGLSLQLMPSYVHQNLVPTAMDKNDLFAVGVGGRLKLTPRTSLNMEYYYRVNPSDDDGYYNALAIGFDIETGGHVFQLQLTNAQSMTETGFIPATTGNFWDGDIHFGFNISRSFQLKDKGKKW
- a CDS encoding CHRD domain-containing protein is translated as MKKQAIYLFSSMLLICMVAMSCNDNDEDPKPIEQKKVYTLNQVGDSGVMGTVTFTKQNDDFTMVSIELEGTMDGDMHPSHIHANSASEGGGILIDLTSVDGETGKSETSVTQLNDGTPITYQELIAFDGYVNVHKSPSELSTLLAQGNIGSNVGSSSGNGGGSY
- a CDS encoding carboxymuconolactone decarboxylase family protein, producing MKERILSQDLPNGLYQSLKGVQDYLDQCPLEKSFMTLIKMRVSQINSCAYCIDMHFKEGIHAGETPLRLVSLSAWRETPYYSAKEQAVLEFSETLTHMKAEQHSDGIHDQLKEHFTPTEIAYLTLAVIQINSWNRLVRSFGLVPGNYKVQES
- a CDS encoding NYN domain-containing protein; its protein translation is MENDLKLAVLIDADNIPSGYVQEMMEEIAKYGNPTVKRIYGDWTQPNLAKWKVVLLENAITPMQQYSYTTGKNATDSAMIIDAMDILYSERVNGFCIVSSDSDFTKLATRLREASMKVIGIGEKKTPTPFIAACDKFIYLEILKQEEKKESRPSSGAAKQKDPGVDQVTTKVIRLIANTISDCEDDDGWAYLGDVGNLLQKKQPNFDSRNYGFQKLTPMINSINKFEVEQREGQRGRHKLIYVRNKK